A single genomic interval of Saccharothrix saharensis harbors:
- a CDS encoding phage tail protein, with amino-acid sequence MADGDALSTHIFGLQLGAYMVESLQEVSGVTIEEDVVEISQVTPQGKPLLRKQPGARKGGEITVTRGMDKSKEFTKWLKETVNKGDVETARQNITIEIMNSKGETERRLNLVNGWVSKWEGPSLKAGESSAAIEKVTITFEDITLED; translated from the coding sequence ATGGCAGACGGCGACGCTCTCTCCACCCACATCTTCGGCCTCCAGCTCGGCGCGTACATGGTCGAGTCGTTGCAGGAGGTCAGCGGGGTGACCATCGAGGAGGACGTGGTCGAGATCTCGCAGGTGACCCCGCAGGGCAAGCCGTTGCTGCGCAAGCAGCCGGGTGCGCGCAAGGGCGGCGAGATCACCGTGACCAGGGGGATGGACAAGAGCAAGGAGTTCACCAAGTGGCTCAAGGAGACGGTGAACAAAGGTGACGTCGAGACGGCGCGCCAGAACATCACGATCGAGATCATGAACAGCAAGGGCGAGACGGAGCGGCGGCTGAACCTCGTCAACGGGTGGGTCAGCAAGTGGGAGGGCCCGTCGCTGAAGGCGGGCGAGTCGAGCGCGGCGATCGAGAAGGTGACCATCACCTTCGAGGACATCACCCTGGAGGACTGA
- a CDS encoding phage tail sheath family protein, with protein sequence MPQYLSPGVYVEEVQTGARPIEGVGTAVAAFVGFAERGPFHEPTRVANWNQYVREFGGFVEDAYLPHAVYGYFANGGGAAYVVRVGGPAGDADAEPAAATPVTLGGLRVSALPSAGPDLSVEVADADGENPPDDRFKLLVRQGDKVVETFEVSTRKNLKNYVVTQVAERSKLIEVAERSTSALARPDKQSVAVPAPKAPKAPKAVALDAQEYVGDAAARTGFGGLENVDEVTMVAVPDLMSAYQRGLIDLEGVQTVQAAVISHCEQMGDRVAVLDAPPGMSAQRVHKWRMEEANHDSRYATLYFPWIKVFDPVGGRNTLVPPSGHVAGVWARSDAERGVHKAPANEVIRGAVDLELALSKSEQDLLNPVGVNCVRTFPGRGIRIWGARTLSSDPAWRYLNVRRLFNFLEESILLGTQWVVFEPNDDRLWAGIRRNITAFLTEQWRQGALFGRTPDEAFYVKCDRDNNPPESVDLGQVVCEIGVAPVKPAEFVVFRLSQFSDNTSLVSE encoded by the coding sequence ATGCCGCAGTACCTCTCGCCCGGCGTGTACGTGGAGGAGGTCCAGACCGGTGCGCGCCCGATCGAGGGGGTCGGCACCGCGGTGGCGGCCTTCGTGGGCTTCGCCGAACGCGGTCCGTTCCACGAGCCGACCCGGGTCGCCAACTGGAACCAGTACGTGCGCGAGTTCGGCGGCTTCGTCGAGGACGCCTACCTGCCGCACGCCGTCTACGGCTACTTCGCCAACGGCGGCGGTGCGGCGTACGTGGTGCGGGTGGGTGGTCCGGCCGGTGACGCCGATGCCGAGCCCGCTGCCGCGACGCCCGTGACGCTGGGCGGGTTGCGGGTCTCCGCGCTGCCTTCCGCCGGTCCGGACCTCTCCGTGGAGGTCGCCGACGCCGACGGCGAGAACCCGCCGGACGACCGCTTCAAGCTGCTGGTCCGCCAGGGCGACAAGGTGGTGGAGACGTTCGAGGTGTCCACCCGCAAGAACCTCAAGAACTACGTGGTGACGCAGGTGGCCGAGCGGTCGAAGCTGATCGAGGTCGCCGAGCGGTCGACCAGCGCGTTGGCCCGGCCGGACAAGCAGTCGGTGGCGGTGCCCGCGCCGAAGGCGCCCAAGGCGCCCAAGGCCGTCGCGCTGGACGCGCAGGAGTACGTCGGCGACGCGGCGGCGCGGACCGGGTTCGGCGGTCTGGAGAACGTGGACGAGGTCACCATGGTCGCGGTGCCGGACTTGATGAGCGCCTACCAGCGCGGTCTGATCGACTTGGAGGGCGTGCAGACGGTGCAGGCCGCCGTCATCTCGCACTGCGAGCAGATGGGCGACCGGGTCGCGGTGCTGGACGCGCCGCCCGGCATGTCGGCGCAGCGGGTGCACAAGTGGCGCATGGAGGAAGCGAACCACGATTCGCGGTACGCCACGCTGTACTTCCCGTGGATCAAGGTGTTCGACCCGGTCGGTGGCCGGAACACGCTCGTGCCGCCGTCCGGTCACGTCGCCGGGGTTTGGGCGCGCAGCGACGCCGAGCGGGGCGTGCACAAGGCTCCCGCCAACGAGGTGATCCGCGGTGCGGTGGACCTGGAGCTCGCGTTGAGCAAGAGCGAGCAGGACCTGCTGAACCCGGTGGGCGTCAACTGCGTGCGCACGTTCCCCGGCCGGGGCATCCGCATCTGGGGTGCGCGCACGTTGTCGTCCGACCCGGCGTGGCGCTACCTGAACGTGCGGCGGCTGTTCAACTTCCTGGAGGAGTCGATCCTCCTGGGCACGCAGTGGGTCGTGTTCGAGCCGAACGACGACCGGCTGTGGGCGGGCATCCGGCGCAACATCACCGCGTTCCTCACCGAGCAGTGGCGTCAGGGCGCGTTGTTCGGCCGCACGCCGGACGAGGCGTTCTACGTGAAGTGCGACCGGGACAACAACCCGCCGGAGTCGGTGGACCTCGGCCAGGTGGTGTGCGAGATCGGCGTGGCGCCGGTGAAGCCCGCCGAGTTCGTGGTCTTCCGGCTCTCCCAGTTCTCCGACAACACCAGCCTCGTCAGCGAGTAG